In Chryseobacterium gleum, a single genomic region encodes these proteins:
- a CDS encoding T9SS C-terminal target domain-containing protein gives MRKILLFILLYLSHTFYAQADCATALSVCGNSNITYSPTGYGNIKELVNSGSCIDFTGEHNSIWYKITIATGGTLTFDLVPNNPDADYDWAIFGPNVTCGSLGSPIRCNAATVIGPGPATGLNMTSTLLSAAGGSLTPYCKYLDVLPGQTYYLFIDNWVSSTSSTTAPFSLTWGGTATLASPFTDPSIQTQPFNPPGIPAANPADPREVVICSPTALFDFSTLSTGILNGNQNFGVSYHVSQNDALTGNNPITTPITVNTTTVYYYSISYTDPTNASNPLNKCKQVGAFKFKNGAITVKNVTLTECNNNNAGTALFDLTTADVIANPNVTKKYYHTMADLNAGTNEITNPMAFVSAEGVIYVKVISEFGCTAVAQITLKFYPVVVVNEATLRSCFIESSPSTASFNLVNASVTGQTNPTKKYYPSLTDALNQTNEILNANNYIAPNGFVYVRVSNAQGCYTIARITLVVIPPVYSDKLKDVTICAEDQTTLDAGPGFKSYEWSTGATTQTIKAGIGVYWVKLKTGECITTQTVKVLPSEQPVVSGIDISNNTITVSVIGGTPAYKYSIDNIIWQDSNVFNNLSRGDHKVYVKDAYDCDPIEIGIVVPNLINVITPNADGINDVIDYSALANKQNLIMNVFDRYGNKIFQADRSNGYKWDGTQGGRRVPTGTYWYSITWNENDKKNTAIKYTGWVLVKNRE, from the coding sequence ATGAGAAAAATTTTACTTTTCATACTTCTATACCTCTCTCATACTTTCTATGCCCAAGCTGATTGTGCCACTGCACTATCCGTTTGCGGAAACTCAAATATCACTTACAGTCCAACAGGATATGGTAATATAAAAGAACTGGTCAACTCGGGAAGCTGTATAGACTTTACCGGAGAGCACAACTCAATATGGTATAAAATCACCATTGCTACAGGAGGAACACTCACTTTCGACCTCGTTCCGAACAATCCGGATGCCGATTATGACTGGGCAATTTTTGGTCCTAATGTAACGTGTGGAAGTTTAGGTTCGCCAATACGTTGTAATGCTGCAACGGTTATCGGGCCTGGTCCTGCTACTGGGTTGAACATGACAAGCACACTTTTAAGTGCTGCAGGAGGTTCGCTAACCCCTTATTGCAAGTATCTTGATGTTTTGCCGGGACAGACTTATTATTTATTTATTGATAACTGGGTAAGCAGCACCAGTTCTACTACGGCTCCGTTTTCTCTGACATGGGGCGGAACTGCAACACTGGCTTCACCGTTCACGGATCCAAGTATCCAGACTCAGCCATTTAATCCTCCCGGAATTCCGGCAGCCAATCCTGCTGATCCGAGAGAAGTGGTAATATGTTCTCCTACAGCTTTATTTGATTTTTCTACATTATCCACAGGAATTCTTAACGGGAATCAAAACTTTGGGGTAAGTTATCATGTAAGTCAGAATGATGCCTTAACAGGGAATAACCCGATTACAACCCCAATCACTGTCAATACGACCACTGTTTATTATTACAGTATCAGTTATACCGATCCTACAAATGCATCTAATCCGCTTAATAAATGTAAGCAGGTAGGAGCATTTAAATTCAAGAATGGTGCTATCACAGTTAAAAATGTAACATTGACCGAGTGTAACAATAATAATGCAGGAACAGCTTTATTTGACCTGACTACAGCAGACGTTATCGCAAACCCGAATGTCACCAAAAAATATTATCACACGATGGCGGATCTCAATGCCGGCACTAATGAAATTACCAATCCAATGGCATTTGTTTCTGCAGAAGGCGTTATCTACGTGAAGGTAATATCCGAATTCGGTTGTACCGCTGTAGCACAGATTACCCTGAAGTTTTATCCGGTGGTGGTAGTGAATGAAGCAACCTTAAGATCATGCTTCATCGAATCCAGCCCATCCACAGCCTCTTTCAACCTTGTCAATGCTTCAGTAACCGGGCAGACCAATCCGACAAAAAAATATTATCCTTCATTGACTGATGCTCTTAATCAAACTAATGAGATACTGAATGCCAATAATTATATTGCACCTAATGGATTTGTATATGTAAGGGTTTCGAATGCCCAGGGATGTTACACAATTGCCAGAATTACTTTAGTCGTTATTCCGCCAGTATATTCTGATAAACTTAAAGATGTCACGATTTGTGCCGAGGACCAGACAACTCTGGATGCAGGACCTGGATTCAAAAGCTATGAATGGAGTACAGGAGCTACGACTCAAACCATCAAAGCAGGGATAGGAGTATACTGGGTGAAACTTAAAACAGGAGAATGTATCACGACACAGACTGTAAAAGTGCTCCCTTCAGAACAGCCGGTTGTTTCCGGTATTGATATTTCGAATAATACCATCACAGTATCTGTAATTGGAGGAACTCCGGCTTATAAATATTCAATAGATAATATCATCTGGCAGGATTCCAATGTTTTCAATAACCTTTCAAGAGGGGATCATAAAGTGTATGTAAAAGATGCTTATGACTGTGATCCGATAGAAATCGGAATTGTTGTACCTAATCTGATCAACGTCATCACCCCTAATGCAGACGGAATAAATGATGTGATCGATTATTCTGCACTGGCCAACAAACAAAACCTGATCATGAATGTTTTTGACCGCTATGGAAATAAGATCTTCCAGGCAGACAGATCAAATGGCTATAAATGGGATGGTACCCAGGGAGGAAGAAGAGTACCTACAGGAACTTACTGGTATTCTATCACATGGAATGAAAATGATAAAAAGAATACAGCCATTAAATATACAGGCTGGGTTCTAGTGAAAAACAGAGAATAA
- a CDS encoding DUF1572 domain-containing protein, with amino-acid sequence MKDLFIKRFEYYKSLGDKTFDQLTDEQMFWQYNEESNSIAVIVKHIAGNMLSRWTNFLTEDGEKSYRNRDDEFVNSFTTKEEVLEYWEKGWACFFNALNKINDENLYSTIYIRGEGHSVMDAVFRQLAHYPYHIGQIVYIAKMIKNEDWNTLSIARNRSQQFNTEMKTRFSSTDQQNNSSPVCFQNSPEVRDEYKQ; translated from the coding sequence ATGAAAGACCTGTTCATAAAACGTTTTGAATACTATAAATCACTTGGGGATAAAACCTTTGATCAGCTCACAGACGAGCAGATGTTCTGGCAGTATAATGAAGAAAGTAATTCTATTGCTGTAATAGTGAAACATATTGCCGGAAATATGCTTTCAAGATGGACCAATTTCCTTACTGAAGACGGGGAAAAGTCTTATCGTAACCGTGATGATGAGTTTGTCAACTCTTTTACAACTAAAGAAGAAGTCCTTGAATATTGGGAAAAAGGGTGGGCCTGTTTTTTTAATGCTCTTAACAAAATAAATGATGAGAATCTTTATTCAACAATATATATCAGAGGCGAAGGGCATTCTGTGATGGACGCAGTTTTTCGTCAGCTGGCTCATTATCCATATCATATCGGACAGATTGTTTATATCGCCAAAATGATAAAAAATGAAGACTGGAATACACTTTCTATTGCCAGAAACCGTTCCCAACAGTTTAATACAGAAATGAAAACCAGATTTTCAAGCACAGATCAGCAAAACAATTCATCACCTGTCTGCTTTCAAAACAGTCCTGAAGTGAGGGACGAATATAAACAATAG
- the mtaB gene encoding tRNA (N(6)-L-threonylcarbamoyladenosine(37)-C(2))-methylthiotransferase MtaB, with product MSTFHRTAAFHTLGCKLNFAETSTIARQLTDAGYEKVSFDEKANVYVINTCSVTENADRECKLHVKRAMKANPEGLVVIVGCYAQLKPEEISQIEGVDLVLGAKEKFNILSYLDDLEKSENEGIVHSCEIEETDFFIGSYSIGDRTRAFLKVQDGCDYKCTYCTIPLARGISRSDTIENVLRNATEIAAKDIKEIVLTGVNIGDYGKGEFGNKRHEHTFLDLISELDKVEGIERIRISSIEPNLLKDESIELVSKSRSFVPHFHIPLQSGSDDLLKKMKRRYLTKLYNDRVNKIREVMPDAAIGVDVIVGFPGETEERFMETYNFLNELPITYLHVFTYSERENTEAASMDEVVPVTERKKRNKMLRILSEKKKMAFYQTQLGKTLPVLWEHENKDGKMFGFTENYVRVQKDFDPASVNQIEFLNLEKILSDGTVSVQSSYENFLAKA from the coding sequence ATGTCTACTTTTCACAGAACTGCCGCGTTTCATACACTTGGCTGCAAACTAAACTTTGCAGAAACATCTACTATTGCCCGTCAATTAACAGATGCAGGTTATGAGAAGGTAAGTTTTGATGAAAAAGCGAATGTGTATGTTATCAATACATGTTCTGTGACAGAAAATGCTGACCGCGAATGTAAACTTCACGTAAAAAGAGCAATGAAAGCCAATCCGGAAGGTCTGGTGGTTATCGTGGGTTGTTATGCACAGCTGAAACCTGAAGAAATTTCACAGATTGAAGGCGTTGATCTTGTTTTGGGAGCTAAAGAAAAATTCAATATTCTAAGCTACCTTGATGATTTGGAGAAATCTGAAAACGAAGGAATAGTTCATTCATGTGAAATTGAAGAAACCGACTTCTTTATCGGAAGTTATTCTATTGGTGACAGGACCAGAGCTTTCCTGAAAGTACAGGATGGCTGTGATTACAAATGTACTTACTGTACCATTCCGTTAGCAAGAGGAATTTCACGTTCTGATACCATCGAAAATGTTCTCCGAAATGCCACGGAAATCGCTGCAAAAGACATCAAAGAAATTGTTCTTACAGGTGTGAATATCGGTGACTACGGTAAAGGGGAGTTCGGAAATAAAAGACACGAGCACACTTTTCTTGATCTTATTTCAGAGCTGGATAAAGTAGAAGGGATAGAAAGAATCCGTATATCTTCTATTGAACCTAACCTTTTAAAAGATGAAAGTATTGAACTGGTTTCTAAAAGCAGAAGCTTTGTTCCGCATTTTCATATCCCGTTACAATCCGGAAGCGATGATCTTTTGAAAAAGATGAAACGTCGTTACCTGACCAAACTTTACAACGACAGAGTGAACAAGATCCGCGAGGTGATGCCTGATGCGGCTATCGGTGTAGATGTTATTGTAGGATTCCCGGGAGAAACAGAGGAAAGATTTATGGAAACCTATAATTTCCTGAATGAGCTTCCTATTACCTATCTTCACGTATTTACCTATTCTGAAAGAGAAAATACGGAAGCTGCATCAATGGACGAAGTAGTTCCAGTAACGGAAAGAAAAAAACGTAATAAAATGCTGAGAATACTTTCTGAAAAGAAGAAGATGGCATTTTATCAGACACAACTTGGAAAAACGCTTCCTGTTCTTTGGGAGCATGAAAATAAAGACGGAAAAATGTTTGGCTTCACAGAAAACTATGTGAGAGTCCAGAAAGACTTTGATCCTGCATCCGTAAACCAAATTGAATTTCTGAATTTAGAAAAAATCCTGTCAGATGGCACGGTTTCTGTGCAATCTTCCTACGAAAATTTTTTAGCAAAAGCATAG
- a CDS encoding FMN-binding glutamate synthase family protein, translating to MRDKFLSWGIVLVVATWIIAILIRAHYWIPTLLSAIYALGVYNAYQSKHAILRNFPVLGYFRYFFESISPEMQQYFIERETDGKPFPRNQRSAVYRRAKNLSDTVAFGTQLEVNHRKYEGIKHSIYAKSPSEELPRVWVGGEQCTQPYHASLFNISAMSFGALSDRAQISLNRGAKKGNFYHNTGEGGISPYHLEGGDLCWQIGTGYFGCRDDEGKFNPELFTKYSTLPNVKMIEIKLSQGAKPGHGGVLPGVKNTPEIAAIRHVTPGMTVISPPSHTAFSDATGLLRFVQQLRDLSGGKPVGFKLCIGDTKEFEDICVQMNVLKIYPDFITIDGAEGGTGAAPPEFSDGVGMPLEPALIFVNRTLNNYNVRSKLRVIASGKVLTSLDILRAIAMGADMCNNARGFMFSLGCIQALRCNSNNCPTGVATQDKMLIKGLDVTDKAERVYHFHKNTLHTCNELIAAAGRSSYEEVDATMFMRGDEFDHLADLYFPDILGNVKQKARS from the coding sequence ATGAGAGATAAGTTTTTATCTTGGGGAATTGTATTAGTAGTTGCTACATGGATTATAGCAATACTGATCAGAGCGCATTACTGGATACCGACGCTGTTATCCGCAATTTATGCATTGGGTGTTTACAATGCTTACCAATCGAAACATGCTATTTTAAGGAACTTTCCTGTATTGGGATATTTCAGGTATTTTTTCGAAAGTATTTCACCTGAAATGCAGCAATACTTTATTGAAAGGGAAACAGACGGGAAACCGTTTCCAAGAAACCAGCGTTCTGCAGTATACAGACGTGCAAAAAATTTAAGTGATACGGTAGCTTTCGGGACACAGCTGGAAGTGAACCACAGAAAATACGAAGGAATCAAGCATTCTATTTATGCAAAGTCACCATCAGAAGAACTTCCCAGAGTATGGGTTGGCGGTGAGCAGTGTACACAACCTTACCACGCTTCCTTATTCAATATCTCAGCAATGAGTTTCGGGGCATTGAGTGACAGAGCGCAGATTTCATTGAACAGAGGTGCTAAAAAAGGGAACTTTTATCATAATACAGGAGAAGGAGGAATCTCGCCTTATCATCTGGAGGGAGGAGATTTGTGCTGGCAGATAGGAACTGGGTATTTTGGTTGCCGTGATGATGAAGGAAAATTCAACCCTGAGTTGTTTACCAAATATTCAACCCTTCCTAATGTGAAAATGATTGAGATCAAATTATCACAAGGAGCAAAACCAGGCCATGGAGGAGTGCTTCCGGGAGTGAAAAATACTCCGGAAATTGCAGCAATTCGTCACGTAACACCGGGAATGACCGTTATTTCTCCACCGTCACATACCGCTTTCTCTGATGCTACAGGACTGTTGAGGTTTGTACAGCAGCTGAGAGATCTTTCAGGAGGGAAGCCGGTCGGTTTTAAACTTTGTATCGGTGATACCAAAGAATTTGAAGATATCTGTGTACAGATGAATGTTCTTAAAATTTATCCGGACTTTATCACCATAGATGGAGCGGAAGGAGGAACAGGTGCAGCACCACCGGAATTTTCTGACGGAGTAGGAATGCCGTTAGAGCCGGCTTTAATATTTGTAAACAGGACACTTAACAACTATAATGTAAGAAGTAAATTAAGAGTAATTGCCAGCGGTAAAGTTCTTACCAGTCTTGATATTCTGAGAGCCATTGCAATGGGAGCAGATATGTGTAATAATGCCAGAGGATTTATGTTCTCTTTAGGATGTATACAGGCGTTGAGGTGTAACTCAAACAACTGTCCTACAGGAGTTGCAACACAGGATAAAATGCTTATTAAAGGACTTGATGTGACGGATAAGGCAGAAAGAGTATATCACTTCCATAAAAATACCCTTCACACCTGCAACGAACTTATTGCTGCTGCGGGAAGAAGTTCTTATGAAGAAGTAGATGCTACCATGTTTATGAGAGGAGATGAGTTTGACCATCTTGCAGACCTTTATTTCCCGGATATTTTAGGAAATGTAAAACAGAAGGCAAGATCGTAA
- a CDS encoding RNA-binding S4 domain-containing protein → MRIDKFLWSIRFYKTRSIAAEEIKKNRVSIGTSAVKSSKEVKEGDTIKIRKNQIDYKIKVIQIPKSRIGAKLVPLHIQDVTDKEQYELLKLRKMSQDYYRNKGEGRPTKKDRREMDEYVGNDIDSDFTDWDDFFGETDSEEENED, encoded by the coding sequence ATGAGAATAGATAAATTTTTATGGAGCATTCGTTTTTATAAGACGAGAAGTATTGCAGCAGAGGAGATTAAAAAGAACAGAGTTTCTATAGGAACGTCTGCCGTAAAGTCATCTAAAGAGGTAAAGGAAGGGGATACAATTAAAATCCGTAAGAATCAGATTGATTATAAAATAAAGGTAATTCAAATTCCAAAGAGCAGGATAGGAGCCAAGCTGGTACCCCTTCACATACAGGATGTGACCGATAAAGAACAATACGAATTGCTGAAACTTCGCAAGATGTCACAGGATTATTACAGAAATAAAGGGGAGGGAAGACCTACCAAAAAAGACAGAAGAGAAATGGATGAATATGTAGGAAACGATATCGACTCAGATTTCACAGACTGGGATGATTTTTTTGGAGAGACAGACAGTGAAGAGGAGAACGAAGATTAA
- a CDS encoding shikimate kinase, which translates to MVISLIGYMGSGKSHISKILSEKIGFKLIDLDKEISRRNKLTIPEIFEKKGEIYFRKLEREALEEILASEENVVLSLGGGTPVYYNNMEIINHNSKSVFLRTGVGTLVERLSKQKEKRPLIANISDEDLPEFIAKHLFERNQFYSKAQFTVGTDSREPEDIVNEIIEKLYL; encoded by the coding sequence ATGGTAATTTCATTGATCGGATACATGGGAAGTGGCAAATCACACATTTCCAAAATATTAAGCGAAAAAATCGGTTTTAAACTGATTGATCTCGATAAAGAGATTTCCAGACGAAATAAATTAACCATCCCTGAGATTTTTGAAAAAAAGGGAGAGATTTACTTTAGAAAGCTGGAAAGGGAGGCATTGGAAGAGATATTGGCTTCTGAAGAAAATGTGGTTTTAAGCCTTGGCGGAGGAACTCCTGTGTACTATAATAATATGGAGATCATCAACCATAATTCCAAGAGTGTCTTTTTAAGAACAGGAGTAGGAACATTAGTGGAAAGGCTTTCAAAACAGAAAGAGAAAAGACCACTCATTGCCAACATATCAGATGAAGACCTGCCGGAATTCATTGCCAAACATTTATTTGAAAGAAATCAGTTTTACAGCAAAGCACAATTTACTGTAGGAACAGATTCCAGGGAACCAGAAGACATTGTTAACGAAATAATAGAAAAGCTCTATCTCTAG
- the panC gene encoding pantoate--beta-alanine ligase has protein sequence MEVIKNRKVLQDFIERQKEMGKRIGFAPTMGALHKGHLSLYEEAKKENDLVISSIFVNPTQFNNPEDLEKYPRDINRDILILQNSGLVDAVYIPEVADIYPEKAESKHYDFDGLESEMEGKSRPGHFDGVGTVVEELFRQVQPDNAYFGEKDFQQLAIIKKMVEKKHLPVKITGVPIYRAENGLALSSRNQRLHEDRKEASKVIYETLKKVNDWFRTVSIPEIKERVTDIFDDQPGMKLEYFLIADENTLQETDFFYKDRNFRAFIVVVVDGVRLIDNMHLD, from the coding sequence ATGGAAGTTATAAAAAACAGGAAAGTTCTTCAGGATTTCATTGAGAGACAGAAAGAAATGGGAAAGAGAATCGGCTTTGCCCCTACTATGGGAGCCTTACACAAAGGGCATCTTTCTCTGTATGAAGAGGCAAAAAAAGAAAATGACCTTGTTATTTCTTCAATTTTTGTAAATCCAACCCAGTTCAATAATCCTGAAGATCTGGAAAAGTATCCTAGAGATATTAACCGAGATATACTCATTCTTCAGAATTCTGGCCTTGTAGATGCTGTTTATATCCCAGAGGTAGCAGATATTTATCCTGAAAAGGCAGAAAGTAAGCACTATGATTTTGATGGATTGGAAAGTGAGATGGAAGGAAAATCAAGACCCGGACATTTTGACGGGGTGGGAACTGTTGTAGAAGAGCTTTTCAGACAGGTACAGCCAGACAATGCTTATTTTGGTGAAAAGGATTTCCAGCAGCTCGCCATCATAAAAAAAATGGTAGAGAAGAAACACCTTCCTGTTAAAATAACCGGAGTTCCTATTTACAGAGCAGAAAACGGATTGGCACTAAGCTCCAGAAACCAAAGACTTCATGAAGACCGCAAAGAAGCTTCAAAAGTGATCTATGAGACTTTAAAAAAAGTAAACGATTGGTTCAGGACGGTTTCTATTCCGGAAATCAAAGAAAGAGTAACTGACATTTTTGATGACCAGCCGGGAATGAAACTGGAATATTTCCTGATTGCCGATGAAAACACATTACAGGAAACTGATTTTTTCTATAAAGACAGAAATTTCAGAGCCTTTATTGTAGTAGTGGTAGATGGAGTACGATTAATTGACAATATGCATCTGGACTAA
- a CDS encoding glycogen/starch synthase, whose amino-acid sequence MPNQKILYITTEMYPYQEDTNMAAVVNKMALKMHQEGNDVRVFMPRFGQISERKFQLHEVIRLSGMNIIINDLDQPLIIKVASLPGERLQVYFIDNEEYFKRKQYYFDDEGNPFDDNDERAIFFARGVIETIKKLNWVPDVIHLNGWMSSFVPIYLKTYYESDTYFKDAKIVLSLYNEKDADLDKKISEKLQFDNISGLKALDNPTIKSFVIESMNYVDAVVKGDEFLDEDLDKAFNEATTQKSEYLDIDSINQLY is encoded by the coding sequence ATGCCGAATCAAAAAATACTGTACATTACTACAGAGATGTATCCATATCAGGAAGATACAAATATGGCTGCAGTGGTAAACAAAATGGCACTTAAGATGCACCAAGAAGGCAATGATGTAAGAGTTTTTATGCCAAGATTTGGACAAATAAGTGAGAGAAAGTTCCAGCTTCATGAGGTAATCCGCCTTTCAGGAATGAACATTATTATCAATGACCTGGACCAGCCTCTGATCATTAAAGTAGCGTCTCTTCCGGGGGAAAGACTTCAGGTTTACTTTATTGACAATGAAGAATACTTCAAAAGAAAACAATATTATTTCGACGATGAAGGAAATCCTTTCGATGACAATGACGAAAGAGCTATTTTCTTTGCCAGAGGAGTTATTGAAACCATTAAGAAGCTAAACTGGGTGCCGGATGTGATCCATTTAAATGGATGGATGTCCTCTTTTGTTCCAATTTATCTTAAAACTTACTACGAATCAGATACTTATTTCAAAGACGCTAAAATTGTACTTTCTCTTTACAATGAGAAAGATGCTGATCTGGATAAAAAGATCAGTGAAAAACTGCAATTTGATAATATTTCAGGATTAAAAGCGTTAGATAACCCAACGATTAAAAGTTTTGTTATTGAAAGTATGAACTATGTGGACGCCGTTGTGAAGGGTGACGAGTTTCTGGATGAAGACCTGGATAAGGCCTTCAACGAAGCAACAACCCAAAAGTCGGAATATCTTGACATAGATTCTATAAATCAACTTTATTAA
- a CDS encoding DUF4270 family protein — protein sequence MTHNLKRTFAILLMAFFGSTFLYNCEPDPDSLGEQLFNGDAVQGNEISYPVIAYNYDNKDSIKSDASRLISGLNESGAATYVGVLGAFTENQFGMQRASYVTQLRMPVDNYDFNGANPKVDSVVLVVRPPANTTANTYFFESDSLKTNTFDKSDFPVDGVATAVSIEKKTYPVRKYGKVASKTMKINVHEVTTFLDANNDALKRSNASISTGELLGSGVFDGKISSVSITKKSDNSVVFTGNLGFRMKLSNTDFFQTHILDKKGKPELQDAANFIRYFKGIKISIDETDKYLYQFSPNDLQLIMYYKYDKTDNGTTTRPQTTLNFNLGSANAHLGLYEYSRSGSPVASALAASNPNDGDARLFVQGMGGPSVIVKIKDETIAELKDVYNKNKAGIVSAKIRVYLDPDTWKNTGSTEDRRFTLLTNTLNNGAIDYSTSALKFTSDLTSGLGLYYYKENPGYYDFVVTKTIKDLVEGKTETVGNDTKPIVNKPLVITAGSFAANATGTLLGVRNTTRAFDMNRIILTGVDKTNTNPKRIQLLVTYGTKK from the coding sequence ATGACTCATAATCTTAAAAGGACATTCGCCATACTTTTGATGGCGTTTTTCGGAAGTACATTCCTTTATAACTGTGAACCTGATCCGGATTCTCTTGGTGAGCAGCTGTTTAATGGTGATGCAGTACAAGGCAATGAAATTTCATATCCTGTTATAGCATACAATTATGATAATAAAGATTCCATCAAAAGTGATGCGTCAAGGCTGATCAGTGGATTGAACGAATCAGGTGCTGCTACTTATGTTGGTGTTCTTGGAGCTTTTACTGAAAACCAGTTCGGGATGCAGAGAGCTTCTTATGTTACTCAGCTGAGAATGCCGGTAGATAATTATGACTTTAACGGAGCCAATCCAAAAGTAGATTCCGTGGTGCTTGTAGTAAGACCACCAGCAAATACAACTGCGAATACTTATTTCTTTGAAAGTGATTCATTGAAAACAAATACATTCGATAAAAGTGATTTCCCGGTAGATGGTGTAGCTACAGCGGTTTCCATTGAAAAGAAAACTTATCCGGTTCGTAAATATGGTAAAGTGGCTTCAAAAACAATGAAAATCAATGTACATGAAGTGACTACGTTCTTAGATGCAAATAATGATGCCTTAAAACGTTCCAACGCATCAATAAGTACTGGTGAACTGTTAGGTTCAGGAGTATTTGATGGTAAAATCAGTTCCGTTTCCATTACAAAAAAATCTGACAACTCAGTCGTATTTACAGGAAACCTTGGATTCAGAATGAAGTTAAGTAATACAGACTTTTTCCAGACTCACATTCTTGATAAAAAAGGTAAGCCTGAGCTTCAGGATGCTGCTAACTTTATCAGATATTTTAAAGGAATAAAAATTTCTATAGATGAAACTGATAAATATCTCTACCAGTTCTCTCCTAATGATCTGCAGCTTATCATGTATTATAAATATGATAAAACAGACAACGGAACAACTACAAGACCGCAGACAACCCTTAATTTTAACTTAGGAAGTGCTAATGCGCATCTGGGACTGTATGAATACAGCAGATCTGGTTCCCCTGTTGCATCTGCATTGGCTGCAAGTAATCCTAATGATGGTGATGCCAGACTTTTTGTTCAGGGAATGGGTGGTCCTTCTGTGATCGTAAAAATTAAGGATGAAACAATTGCAGAGCTTAAGGATGTTTATAATAAAAATAAAGCAGGTATTGTAAGTGCTAAGATCAGAGTGTACCTGGATCCTGATACATGGAAAAATACAGGCTCTACTGAAGACCGCAGGTTTACTCTTTTAACCAATACATTAAATAATGGGGCTATTGATTATTCCACATCAGCACTGAAATTCACATCAGACCTGACAAGCGGACTTGGATTATATTATTATAAAGAAAATCCTGGTTATTATGATTTTGTCGTAACCAAAACAATTAAGGATCTTGTTGAAGGAAAAACAGAAACAGTAGGAAATGATACAAAACCAATTGTTAATAAACCATTAGTAATTACTGCCGGATCATTTGCTGCCAATGCTACAGGAACCCTTTTAGGAGTTCGTAATACGACAAGAGCATTTGACATGAACAGAATTATTCTTACAGGAGTAGATAAAACGAATACCAATCCAAAAAGAATCCAGTTACTGGTGACTTATGGTACGAAAAAATAG